The genomic stretch CCGCGCTGGGCATTCCACTTGAGAGCCACCTGGGCGGCGGTCTTGCCGTACTTTTCGCCGATGGCACTCAGGAGCGGGTGCGTGAAAATGCCGTGCTTGCCTTCGGCGAGCGGTGCCCAAGCCTGCGGGACGGTGCCGTAGCCCTTCATGTTTTCGATGGCGGCATACTGCGAAAAGAACGGATGCAATTCGATCTGGTTCACGTGCTCATTCTCAATAGCAGTCTTTATTATCTCTCGAACGATTGGCCAAAGATAGT from uncultured Fibrobacter sp. encodes the following:
- a CDS encoding aldo/keto reductase: YLWPIVREIIKTAIENEHVNQIELHPFFSQYAAIENMKGYGTVPQAWAPLAEGKHGIFTHPLLSAIGEKYGKTAAQVALKWNAQRGVSIIPKSVHKERMEQNIDIWDFSLTAEDMKQIDALDIGHSEIIDHNNPEVVRYILSAKSE